The Ziziphus jujuba cultivar Dongzao chromosome 5, ASM3175591v1 genome segment TGACCAATGAGCTAGTGTTATTTAAGTGGTACTATTTGCATTTTTAGGTGTTAATTAATAAGTGTTATCTTGGGGATACGCATGATTGTTCGTCTGTCTACCTTAGGAAACATTAGATTTGCATTATTCTTATCCATCAGGAATTATTTGCTGTAATCTCTCTCTGGAAACATATACATTTTCGTTTGGTCTCTGTGTTATGAAAGAGATTGAAGTTTAGAAAGATATCTGTGGGCTTTTTAACAAGGAGTACTTTGGTGAACAGTTAGGTCTAATATTTAGTGTTGTTAAAGTTGTGATGTATAAAGCTGAGCAGCATCACTTTTTTGCATTTATAAGGTTATATGTTTTAGGATTTGCCATATATGCTTTTCACGAGTCTTTAATTTGTTGATCTTATAGTTTTGTTGGATTGACTTTTTCTGGAAAATAGTGTGCTCAATTGAAGAACTATACGTTTATCTCTCTTCCATCTAGTTCCTGCTTGGTAGATGATTCCACTGACTGCTTTTCTGTAATTTGCAGAGCCAATGCACAACAGCCAAAGCTTTTTGTAGGGATGATTCTCATCCTTATTTTTGCGGAAGCACTTGCACTATACGGTCTTATTGTTGGCATCATCCTTTCTTCTCGAGCGGGTCAGTCAAGGGCTGACTAAGAGTGCATTTTGCTTGCTGGCAAGAATTATTTTGTGTATGCATGCCTTCATGGAGTACTTGAGCTTGGGAAGTGTTGTAAAGCATCTCCTTTGTGATGTAATTTAATTCGTATTTATGTACCTGGTGGTAGATACAGAACAAGCAGTTAGTTTTACattttaaatgaatatttttaaataaatttaagttGTGTTTTATTCATCCTATGGTGTATTCAGGATTAAAATTTATGCTTGTTCAAATAATTGCTGGTTTTGATTTGCACCTATAGTAAGCTGTAACCCTATATAATGACAATTTTCTCTGCATAATACTGGTATTCCTGGCCGTGGATAGAGCTCTCTTTCAGTCTTCTCTCTCAACTCTAGTTTATGGTAGAACGAAATGGTTTGTGAAATGAAAGTTGATATGATACATTACCGTGGCTATATCAGGAGGGGGTGTGAGCAACTAGATTCCTATTGTTGGGTAACTgcatgaaatatatatgtatataaagaaCAGATGATAAATTTGGCTAATGGTATCGATGGTGCAGAGATTAATACgctttttaattgttattttccGGGGAAAATGAGATCGGCATTAGTGAGAACAGATGGTTCTCTAGTTTTAAAACCTGGTAGATTCGTCTGCACAACAATTTCATGAGGTCCATAAAGTCAAACGTATTCGAAGCGGTCGGTCTCGATCGGGAGATTTAACGGAGTAGCTTCGTAAGTGATTTGGACTGTTTTTATTTGCCGCAATGACCTAACAGCTTTCGaagcaaaaacaacaaaaaggcCTTATGGCCCGTGTAGCTGCACGTGACGTCATGGCCAACGTATATTATTTGATCCacgtgaccattagaacttgaagaGCAAGAATCCGGTGGTCGTTGTGTAACGTGGACCATGCCCTTTTTGTGGAAGATTCAAAAATGAGCGtcatttctcatttttttaaatgcCAAACCATTGGTGTCGCCTTGGAGTCAAAATGGCGCGTACTGACCAGAGCATATAGTATAAATATACAGGCGGTAtataagagaagagaggaaggggaaaataaataaataaataaatgaaaaattgagATATTGGTGTGTGTCGGTTATTATAGCAGTTAAGGAATCGTATGAGCTTGATTCGCCATCGGTGTTCCAGTGCGTTGACGAGAATGGCCGAGGAGATCGGAAAGTCCGCCGAGCTTAATTCATTGTCATCATCGAAATCGAGGTCGCTTTGGCCCTCTGTACTTCGTTGGATCCCCACTTCCACGGATCATATCATCGCTGCCGAGAAGCGTCTTCTATCTCTAGTCAAGTAATTAGTCCCCTCCTCTCTTTTTCATTTAAAGTTCAAACCCTAGGACTCTTGTCTGTTTTGTTCGTGTATTTAGTTGGATAAGCGCTCTCAAATTTGACCGCTGATCTTATTAAAGTCTTTcgaatttattgaaaaaattatatccATTTGTAACCCTAAGTGCACTTATTCGAATTTGgaaatttcatatttcatatcTCATTCTTCTGGATTGGACTCTCTAATTAAGAGTTGTTTTTTTCGCGTTTTAATTCAAACCGCATACCTGTCATTTTATTGAATTCATCAAAAGGAGGTTCTTTTATTGGTTGCTTCTTGGAGGGTTAAGAGTCTGACACCAGAGAACTTTGTTTCGTTTAGCTTGCAAATGCAACCAAGCGGAGCATATAGAATTCTTTGGATTCaaggattttttgtttttttttttttttttttggggtatccTGTGGGTAATAAATTACCAACTAAGTATTACCATGCTCTTTTTGACATTCGGTCCAGAATAGTGCTTTCTGACGAGGAATTCTGCTTTTTAAGATTTGATTTTGACAAACTGTTATAGCTCTGGTACCATTGATAGCTAGGATTCTCATTTGAAATGGTGGGTCTATTGCTTGAATTTCAGGACTCCTTATGTTCAAGAACAGGTTAATATAGGATCTGGCCCACCAGGTTCTAAAGTCAGGTGGTTTCGATCTAAAAGCAGTGAGCCGAGGTTTATCAACACGGTTACATTTGACAGTAAAGATGATTCCCCAACTCTTGTAATGGTCCATGGGTATGGTGCTTCTCAGGGCTTCTTCTTCAGGAATTTTGATGCTCTTGCCAGCCGCTTCAGGGTTATTGCTATTGATCAACTTGGGTGAGCTCTTTTTGTCCTGAATCTGcttgttttttttattgaattttttccttttccttggtAGGTTGTTCGGAACTTTGAAAGTTACCTTTTTTGTACCAACCATCAGTATTGAACGAGTTCTTTTtctccttatttttttttttctctcgacTATTAATGTCACACATAAAAGAAGCATAACTTACATTGTTGTAGAGAATCTAGGAGACAAATTGAGTAGTTTTCCTTTCGCTTAAAAATTTGCCTGGCCTATTTTCCTATGCTTtatattgtcttttatttgtttggcttacacaaaaaaatagtaaacataTTTGGTATCTTTGCTATTTGAACTCAAAAGTTATCTGCTAAGAACTTTTCTGGTtggtgatatttttttatttatttattttttgtgttacaCATACTTTATATGAAATGGATCCAGAAATTCTTCGTATGCTGTTGTTTTGGTGATTCGCATGCAAGATTATACCATTTGCTGCTTggcatttcttttctttgtgcTGGTATTTAGAGCTGTCCAGCATCAATGAGGACTATGTCAAAACTTTCCTTCTAAAGTCTAAGATCTTGAGGACTGTCTAAAAAGCATTTGTTGTGTAAATTGTTTGTTGTCTTGAATTTTAAGATCTTTAATGGTACCATGGGGtatctttttgtttaattttgattttcttttcagTTGGGGTGGATCAAGCAGGCCTGACTTTACATGCAAAAGCACTGAAGGTGAGTTTAGATATCAATTCAAATGGAACATAggttttcaaaatttctttggtGTTAGATAATTAACTACTATGATAATAAATTATGCTTGATTCATTTTGTAAGCTTGTCATTGATGATGCAGAAACCGAGGCATGGTTCACTGATTCCTTTGAAGAATGGCGAAAAGTCAAGAACCTTAGTAACTTTATATTGCTTGGACATTCATTTGGAGGGTATGTTGCAGCCAAGTATGCTCTTAAGGTAGTTCCTTCTGCTGTCACTTTTGAATTTTAGCACTATACAAATATGGCCTTACCCTATTTCTGATGTcgattttatcttaattaatagcATCCGGAGCATGTTAAGCACTTGATTTTGGTTGGTCCTGCTGGCTTTTCATCTGAATCAGATGCCAAGTCTGAGTGGCTTACCCGGTTCAGAGCAACATGGAAAGGAGCAATTCTGAACCATTTGTGGGAGTCTAATTTTACTCCTCAGAAGCTTGTCAGGTAAATATGTTATTCACTCAGTATTAGTTTCAATTGAATTATTTGACAGATTCTACAAGAAGTAGCTTGTTAATTTGTATACATTTCTCTGATTCTATATTTGGTGTTTGGGCACATAATGCTTGTGCAAAAGCATATGCACGCAATTATGCATGCTCATGGACATATAAGTTACTGTCTGACTCACACACACAGCGCAAACAAATATTTCCATGCTATTTGCACGTGCATGCATAGCATATCTATGTCTCTCTGGCTTGCATGCTTGGAAGGGTGAGGAACTTGCAGCTTCCATCTACTCTTTATGGTAAATTTTTGGATAGCTCTGTTTGCTAAAACTCTTCAGCACATGCTACAAAATAGTTTTGTATTCGATATTAGCCTTTTTCACTAATTTCAAAGACTGCTAGTGTATCTTTGGGTCATTACTTTCTACTGATAGGATTGGATCTGCATTTCATTTTTGTAAATTCTTATAACAAGTGTATTTCAACTTATGATCTATTTGCACCTTTCTTTTGTGATCTATTAATTGGCCTGGATCCTCGAACGATCTGCTTGTTTGTCCACTTCCATGGCCAGGAAAAGTTTAAAAGCATTCACATTAGTTATCCCTTGTTAATTGTGCTTTTCTGGCTTCCTCCATTAGCCAATTTAGGCAGCTAgcactctttttattttactctgCAACTTGTAGCCATTGCCTCAATCTTGTGTAATTATGTTCTATTACAGGGGTTTAGGTCCTTGGGGTCCTGATCTTGTTAAAAAGTACACCACTGCTAGATTTAATTCTCATTCAGATGGGTTGCTGACCGAAGATGAGTCCAGGCTGCTAACAGGTAGTGTGAGATTGGTATTTAGTGTATGCTGTGTAACAACGATGTTTATTCATGGTATCTCATGGTTGCCTTTTCAATtgaagattatacgtatcatACTTTAGCGGCAAAAGGTAGTGGAGAGTTgtgcttaaaatatatattttcttttggagCCTTTGCACGGATGCCCCTTTTACACAGGTATGGTATTTTACTCATCTTAAATCTGCTGATTTATAGAGAAATGAAGTTATATTGCTTGCAAGATGCCCCTAGGTTTCTTTTGCACATTTTAACAGCCTTCCGATCTGTGAACTCTATTTCTTTGCTACTTGAGGCTACTTAAAACTTCTCTTCTTTCCACATATACTtcactattttttctttttgtcaagTGAGAGGCTACTATACGTCTTTGTTCaaatagatatttaaataccagcaaagtaattttatatcaaattttgtcATTCTTTAGCAAAGAAAGGCTGCAATGCAGTGAAATTTTGATGTAAGGTTATTTTATATGCAGTGCATCAGAGTGGAAAGTGCCAACCAGTTTTATATATGGCTATCATGACTGGATGAACTATCAAGGGGCTCAAGAAGCTCGGAAGCATATGAAGGTCccatgtgaaattattaggGTTCCTCAGGtctttctctctgtctctctctgtctctctctctcttgcatGTGAACTTCCTCTGACTGATTACTTTTTGCAAGTTAGTGATATTGATATATAGAATTTGCTGAAATATGATGCAGGGTGGGCACTTTGTCTTCATAGACAACCCTAATGGATTCCATGAAGCTGTTTTCTATGCTTGCCGCAGATTTCTATCACCCAATCCGGATGATGAATTACTTCCAGAAGGTTTGACATCTGCCTGAAAACAACGTGacatatttttccaattatatatttattatcaagACGATGCTCAGGATGTTCCATTCATAAATCATTCCATTCTTTTAAGTGTATCCTTTGGGTAAAATGCCTGCTGGCAATGTATGGTTATGTACatttaaaatgtatataacaaacaaaaatattgtgGAAGATATACTTTACCACCAATGCGCATATAAAAGAAGCTTGCATATTATATGCTAGATTCAGTTATACTTAATGCTAGAAAGTGGAAACTCATTAACATTCCATGATGTCCTTATATGGTACCATTTGTAAATGTATGGAAGTAAAGTTGAAAATTATGACAGAGGTGCATCGAGCACGTATTGGTTAGGTGATATCAATAAAGCCATTAAACAAAATGTGGTCCTTAGCTTTCTTAGATTtggttttctcttttccttcctttttttttggttagattTGGGTTTTCGAGGGGTCTTATTTGCCAGCTTAATTTGAGGTGTTCTATGGTTGGGGTTTGAGATTAATTAGCTGTGTTGCGATGATTGGTGGAGTGGGTAACACTTAGTATAGTATTTTGTAGGCTCGTTTCTTCAAAGTCTCGACCTCCTCAGAGGTGAAAGCTCGGTATAAAGCCTTTGTGATTACCAATTGTTGGTACAAACTTTTATGGTGGtaggaaaatattttaaagtcaGTGGCTACTTTTGAGATGGGATAACTTTTTTCCTTGCTCATGCCATCTAAAACTTTGCCTTGATGACAAGATTGGAAATCCATAATCAAGTTTGGAAGATGGGTCGGATAGAAGCCGAAACAGGATATGGGTGTGGGTTTAGTAACCCATCCACCCCATTTCCTGTAGTAAATTTTGTAACCAGTATGGAAAACGACATGTCCAACAGTTGCATATACTGTTTGCCAGGCTACTGTCATGACCCGAATTAATGTGGTGCCGGGTCCCTACTCGTTTATAATTGATCCGAGTCTGAAACAGCATTATATTTCACTGTTTTTGGTCACGTACTATACCTGTCCCTGCCACATTTCTGATGCGTTTCAGTGTGTTTTTGTTACGACTGGTTTAAAAATAGACCTGAGTTCTTGTGGGACCCAGTGGCATACAATTTTCGTGCCACCGTATTATGGCTTCACAAAATCACAAGCAAACCACAAGGCTTTAGGCCGGTCAGAAGCCACGTGCTAGTCAACACTTTTTCGCCCTTTTTACTCGCTCGCCCCATTTAAAATCCGACGTGGCAGGAGGCCAAAGAATCTAATTTTATAAGGGCCGACACATTCACGGATCCTGAAGCCTTCCAATCACTGTTTCCGATAAAGAAAGCTTTCATGTTTCATTAACGGCTACTTTCTCCACTCTTTATTAGTCGCCACGTGGCAATCCCCGGTTCAGTTTTTCagtctttttattatttggcGGGAATTggacttttttctttctttttcagatCCTCATCTCTCTCTCACGAGAACACACACGGCACGGGAATGTGTAAAACTTAATTTGACAATGATGTggtccccccccaaaaaaaaccccAACACAAAACTTCCCTAACGGCGCCGACGGGTCAAAGCTGATGTGGTTCAGTTCAGCAAAAGGAGGTATAAAGTTTAAAGACCCACTAGTCGTATTCAAAGTGAGATTTTCATACGTagtttaaacaaataataaaataataacaatgttggaaaaaattaatcagaattcccttttttttttttggtagaaaacaaattaattataatttaataacaataaataaaaaaaatatcaagctGGAGAAGGCAATGAAGTGGGATCGGCCGATGATGGGATGTCCGGTCCGACCCGGCAACCTTCAAGCATGAATACAATTTCAGCCATGGATGGTCTATCAAGTGGATCAGGTGCTGTGCAAAGAAGACCAACCTTCACTCCCAGCAAGAATTCTTCCCATTCTGATGACTCGGGGTCCAACTCAAGCAGCCCTGGCTCAAGAAGTTCCGAAATTTGACCCCTCTGCAATTGCCTCTTCACCCATTTCACAATGTCCTCGTCCTGTGTAAACATCACTGGGTTCCTTCCCGTCAGTATCTCTAACAAAACGATCCCAAAACTATAAACATCGGCTTCTTTTGTAGCTTGGCCGGTCAATGCAGCTTCTGGAGATACATAGCCCAGTGAACCAACCGGGGTAGAAGATGAGGAGGCTTCTGCTGGCGTTGCTATGGTTAACCGGTCAAGTCCGAATTCCGATAAATGGGCTTCGAAATCGGCATCAAAAAGAATATTAAGCGGCTTCACATCGCCATGAACAACAGAAACCGAATGCAGGAAAGAAAGGCCACGAGCAATGCCGAGTGCAATGAGGTGGCGCATTGGCCAATTCAATACGTGACCATCTTGGTGAGATGCTTCTTGCAGTAGAGTTGCAAGGTTCCCATTTGGCATGTAGTCATAAACAAGGAGCCTCACGTCAGGAGGACCTGCATAGTAGCCTCGTAGTACCGTCAGGTTTCGATGCTTGATCTTACCTAGTGACTCTGCTTCTTTGCGGAATCCACCTTCGTCGAGAAAACCATCGGGAAGGCGGCGAATTGCTAGCACCATTCCATCTGAGAATGAGGCCTTGAATACGAGTCCATATCTTCCCCTGCTTAACACATTTTCTTCGTCAAATTGTCTAGTTGCTTCTAATGTCTCCGCTAATGTGATCTTGTTATTGAACATCACAAGTTTTGGTCCTCCATTTTCTCCACTTCCGCTGCCTCTATCTGCTCCCGAGCTTGCTCTTGCAGGACTCTTTTTCTTCCCACCAGTTAGGCCTCCTCTCAGCTTCTTACGCCAACGAAGGAGGCTATAGATATATCCACAACAGCAAAATGCCAGAAGGAGAGCCCCAGCTAAAGAAACACCGATTAGCAGAATCAGCTTCctcctctttcttttcttcacatTTGCACATTCTCTTTTCAGTGGTTTCCCACACAATCTATCGTTGAACGCGAAAATTGAAGGGTCATTGAATTGAGAACCCAGTGCCTTTGGAATTTCGCCTTCAAGATTGTTGTTAGACAAATTCAAGTATTTTAAGCCGGTAATGAGGGGAAGATCTGGAGGGATATCCCCAGTAAGTTTGTTGGAGGAGAGGTTTAACATTGTGAGATTGGATAGTTTTGGCAGTGAGTTTGGTATATGGCCTGAAAGTTGATTACCATCTAACAAAAGAGAAGTCATGGATGAGCAGTTGGCGATCTCCTCTGGGATTTCACCTGTCAATTTATTTTGACCCAAATCAAGTTTCTTCAGATGAGAAAGGCCAGAGATAGAACCTGGAATGTTGCCCACCAAGCGGTTCGATCGAAGCTCAAGCACTTGAAGATCAGAACAGTTACCAATCTCTGCTGGAATAACACCGGAAATTCTATTGCTCGAAAGAGACAGAACATTTAACGACTTAATAAATCCGTATGTTGTCGGAACACGACCTGTAAAGGCATTGGAAGAGAGGTTTAGATATTGTAGACTAACTAAGCTGCTAAAACCTTCAGGAACATCCCCAGATAAACGGTTTTCTTGCAGAGCAACCATTTGTAAACTTGGCAACCCAAATATCTCTATTGGTAACTCCCCTGATAGGTTTTGCTTGCTCAACTCCAGCGTAGTAAGCTTCATCAAACTTCCAATACTCGCAGGAAACCTTCCTGAAAATCCACAATTACTCAAATTCAGAACTTCCAGGTTCTCCAAGTCTCCTATATTATCCCACAAAACCTCATCCGACAACTTGTTGTTGCTGAGGTCCAACGTACTCAAATTACTCAACTGCATGAGCTCCTTGGGAACTTTCCCAGTTAGATTATTTGTGCTAAGATTCAACGTCTGGAGCTCAGAAAGTTGTCCGAAACTTGTCGGAATAAGACCGGAGAAAAAGTTTCCACCAATAGATAACATCTTCAAGCTCCTTAATCCTCCCAAAAACGAAGGAATCTGACCAGAAAGCCGGTTGCTTTGAAGGTCAAGAATCTGTAACAAACTACATTTCACAATCTGACCAGGAACTGTACCAACTAATGAATTATTGGCCACTCTTAGCTCTTCTAATCTCAAAAAATTACCAATTTCAACAGGCAATGGACCAGAAAAGAAGTTTCCAGAAAAATCCATTGCTCTTAAAGCCGTCAAATTTGTCAACCAAGATGGGAACATGCCCTTCATGTGATTCTCTTTAAGGTCCAAGACCTCCAATATACTCGAACACCTCGCATTTGGCGGCTTAACAATACCCGTGAGCGCATTAAAACCAAGCTGAACAATCCTCaaggaagaagcagaagaagaccCATTGACCGAGACACTGCAGAAAAAAGATTCGGGAACCGACCCGGTGAGTTCGTTCCGAGACAACGAAAGCACTTGGAGCTTCGGAATCGCTCCCATGGTGGCCGGAATCAAACCTCGGAGAGCGTTATCTTCGGCGCTCAGATGGATGAGCGACGAACAGTTGGAAATAGCCGAAGGCAGCGTTCCGTACAACTGGTTGGAGTCGAGCCATAGATACTCAAGCTCTTGAAGTCTCCCGATAGTCGCCGGAACCTCGCCGGAAAACCGGttgaaagaaagattgatgAGTTGGAGCTGAGAGTCGACGGAGAAGTTCGCCGGGATCTCGCCGGAGAATCCATTGAACGATAAATCTAAATACCGAAGGCTCTGCGAAATGCCAGCGGATAATTTTCCGTTGAGGAAGTTGTGAGCTACATTGAGGACCTGAAGGTTGGTGAGATTGAGAAGCCCCGGCGGAAGATTACCGGAAAACGAGTTGTACTGTAGGTAAACGGCGCGTAGAAGAACGCATTGGGAGAGAGAAGGTGGAATAGAACCGTTGAAGTTGTTAGAGTGGAGGCTCAACTTACGCAGCTGGCGCAAGTTAGCAAGCCGGTCACTGAGTCGGCCACCGAGGTGTAAACGAGGCAAACGAAGTTCACGAACTCGGTTATTGTAACAAACCACGCCACGCCAGTCGCAGGGAGCTGAGGGCGTGGACGAATCCCAGCCGTCGAGAGCGCCGAGCGGGTCGTGGAGGCCTTGCTTGAAGGACATTAAGGCTTGGATATCAGAAGTGGGCGTTTGAGCGCAGGTTAAGGTGGTGAAGAGAGAGAGTAGGAGGATAAACCAAGTAGCCGTTGCCATGGAAGAGAGGAAGgaggagaaggagaagaagaagaagaagagagggaGAGTCAGGGACTGAGAACTGAGAGAGAGTGggagtttaatttatttttgtttctattttttttgtgttggtATGAGTGGGGAACTGTGGGGAAAGGTGGTGGGGTTAACATAAAGAGAGAGTACTTTGGGGGTCGAGGAGGGGAGCGTATGGTAATACTAATGGAAATATGCAAGCAGAGATGGACTGGAAAGAGAGAGTGACAGAAACGATGCCATATGTTGCGCCCAAAATTCAAGTGTGTGTTTCTGTTCCCTTTTGCCTTTTCTCACCCACTGTGCCCTTGTTTTCCTCCTCACTTCCCAAAAAAAGGTCTGGAGAGCCTTTTTATTAAGAAACGTCGAAGAGTAGTAGAATATGAACCCCAGCCAACTGGGTCTTTTTGcgcttttttttaactttgtttATGGGGTTACAAATAGAGAGCATCATTAACTCCTCTGAGCATGTATCACTCATGGaaataatgaatttgataaCATTAGCCCCAAgtggacccttttttttttttttttttttgtcttcttgAGCGTCTACCTATGGCCCAGCCCAATAATCTGAAAATAGGGTTGGCAGACCCACTTAGCCCAACTACtgataattaaaacaaaaattttcgtTTCTTTTTGCATATGAAATTACCAAATGCATGAAGTCTTTCAATTCCATTTTCCATTAAGTCTTTTAACTTTCAATTCCATTTTCCATTAATCTTAGAAAGATAACTTTTAGcatttttttggtcaacaaacagcttttaatttattgacaagaaaaaaattacttttttcgGTTCGCTCTATTTTGAAATGAAAGTGCCCGGTCACCCACAGATGGGCTGACTTTTCTATGCAAGAGCATCCGTTGTTGGGCAAGCCCAATCTTTGAAGCACTATTGGTAGAACCACCAAGCCCATTATagcaaaagacaaaaaattaaaaaattaaaattattccgTTGCCGGGACTCGAACCCGGGTCTTTCGGGTGAGAGCCGAATATCCTGACCAACTAGACTACAACGGAAGTTGTGATCATTTCTTTAGTAGCCTTTATATaacatattaaatgtttttccccCCGGCACCAATCGAGATATTTTTATGCATAAGCGTTTTTGATAATCATATAATAACAGCTAGAAACAAAattgaattataaaaataaaaaaatcacaaaaaaagcgagagagggagagagagagagagagagagataagagaAGATCCTCCAAAGCCCAGGGGTTATAACTGTTTATGGGAAAAGGTTTTAAGCACACATAAACAAATAGAATACACGCGGTTCAATGGAAAGTTTGAGTCAGTTGGGCATTGGCTTCTTCTATGCTCCCAGTCCCAGTCCCAGAAATAGAAGCCTTCCATTTCACCACCACCATTACCAGAGAAAATCTTATAAGCTCTATCCCTCCACTTGCTCGGCTAGCAAATGGGCCGAACGCCTCCTTTCCGACTTCCATTTCATCGGCGATTCCTCCGAACACAGTCACTATCACAATGCAACTGCTACTCTCGCTCCTTCTCTTCCCCCACTGGCTCCCCCCGACCGCCAGGTCTCCATCCCTCTCGATTTCTATCAAATCCTCGGCGCCCAGACCCATTTTCTCGGCGACGGCATTAGGAGAGCTTACGAGGCTAGGGTTTCCAGGCCTCCTCAGTACGGTTTCAGCCAAGACGCATTGGTTAGCCGCAGGCAGATTCTTCAGGCTGCCTGCGAAACCCTAGCCCACTCTACCTCACGCCGAGAGTATAATCTCGGTCTTGTTGAAGACGAACAGGAAACAATCCTCACTCAGGTTCCTTGGGATAAGGtacgtctctctctctctctctctgtctctctctgtgAATCGCTGCTCGCtttctctttgtaataattctGTTTATATTTCCTGTTTGATTGCTTTGCTTCGGAAGTTTGAATTTAAAGGAGAAACTGAGAGAGAGCTCttattgggatttttttttttttaataggtaCCTGGGGCTCTGTGCGTGTTGCAAGAAGGGGGAAAGATCGAACTTGTTCTTGAAATTGGAGAGACTTTGCTCAGAGAGAGGCTGCCCAAGTCGTTTAAGCAAGATGTTGTTTTGGCTATGGCACTCGCTTACGTTGACATGTCCAGGGACGCAATGGCTTTGTCCCCTCCTGATTTCATTCGGGGTTGCGAAGTACTAGAGAGGGCATTGAAGCTCTTGCAGGTTAAAACTAAAAGCTCttaattaacttttttcttattttctttaggTTTTCAGTGGTTATTACTTGGTCAAGGTTAAATACTTAATACATACACTTGGATGGATTGGTTGATGGGGAAAATTTGTCATGTAGGAAGAAGGGGCCAGCAGCCTTGCACCTGATTTGCAAGCACAAATTGATGAGACATTGGAAGAGATTACTCCTCGTTGTGTTTTGGAACTCTT includes the following:
- the LOC107420399 gene encoding 1-acylglycerol-3-phosphate O-acyltransferase; this translates as MSLIRHRCSSALTRMAEEIGKSAELNSLSSSKSRSLWPSVLRWIPTSTDHIIAAEKRLLSLVKTPYVQEQVNIGSGPPGSKVRWFRSKSSEPRFINTVTFDSKDDSPTLVMVHGYGASQGFFFRNFDALASRFRVIAIDQLGWGGSSRPDFTCKSTEETEAWFTDSFEEWRKVKNLSNFILLGHSFGGYVAAKYALKHPEHVKHLILVGPAGFSSESDAKSEWLTRFRATWKGAILNHLWESNFTPQKLVRGLGPWGPDLVKKYTTARFNSHSDGLLTEDESRLLTDYTYHTLAAKGSGELCLKYIFSFGAFARMPLLHSASEWKVPTSFIYGYHDWMNYQGAQEARKHMKVPCEIIRVPQGGHFVFIDNPNGFHEAVFYACRRFLSPNPDDELLPEGLTSA
- the LOC107420401 gene encoding probable LRR receptor-like serine/threonine-protein kinase At4g36180, which encodes MATATWFILLLSLFTTLTCAQTPTSDIQALMSFKQGLHDPLGALDGWDSSTPSAPCDWRGVVCYNNRVRELRLPRLHLGGRLSDRLANLRQLRKLSLHSNNFNGSIPPSLSQCVLLRAVYLQYNSFSGNLPPGLLNLTNLQVLNVAHNFLNGKLSAGISQSLRYLDLSFNGFSGEIPANFSVDSQLQLINLSFNRFSGEVPATIGRLQELEYLWLDSNQLYGTLPSAISNCSSLIHLSAEDNALRGLIPATMGAIPKLQVLSLSRNELTGSVPESFFCSVSVNGSSSASSLRIVQLGFNALTGIVKPPNARCSSILEVLDLKENHMKGMFPSWLTNLTALRAMDFSGNFFSGPLPVEIGNFLRLEELRVANNSLVGTVPGQIVKCSLLQILDLQSNRLSGQIPSFLGGLRSLKMLSIGGNFFSGLIPTSFGQLSELQTLNLSTNNLTGKVPKELMQLSNLSTLDLSNNKLSDEVLWDNIGDLENLEVLNLSNCGFSGRFPASIGSLMKLTTLELSKQNLSGELPIEIFGLPSLQMVALQENRLSGDVPEGFSSLVSLQYLNLSSNAFTGRVPTTYGFIKSLNVLSLSSNRISGVIPAEIGNCSDLQVLELRSNRLVGNIPGSISGLSHLKKLDLGQNKLTGEIPEEIANCSSMTSLLLDGNQLSGHIPNSLPKLSNLTMLNLSSNKLTGDIPPDLPLITGLKYLNLSNNNLEGEIPKALGSQFNDPSIFAFNDRLCGKPLKRECANVKKRKRRKLILLIGVSLAGALLLAFCCCGYIYSLLRWRKKLRGGLTGGKKKSPARASSGADRGSGSGENGGPKLVMFNNKITLAETLEATRQFDEENVLSRGRYGLVFKASFSDGMVLAIRRLPDGFLDEGGFRKEAESLGKIKHRNLTVLRGYYAGPPDVRLLVYDYMPNGNLATLLQEASHQDGHVLNWPMRHLIALGIARGLSFLHSVSVVHGDVKPLNILFDADFEAHLSEFGLDRLTIATPAEASSSSTPVGSLGYVSPEAALTGQATKEADVYSFGIVLLEILTGRNPVMFTQDEDIVKWVKRQLQRGQISELLEPGLLELDPESSEWEEFLLGVKVGLLCTAPDPLDRPSMAEIVFMLEGCRVGPDIPSSADPTSLPSPA